One Polyangiaceae bacterium DNA segment encodes these proteins:
- a CDS encoding radical SAM protein: MWPAYRALSQEELRERAERAVASLARCRVCPRNCDVDRLQGEAKVCATGRFARVSTWFAHFGEEDCLRGSRGSGTIFFAFCNLKCVFCQNHDTSQAGRGRELSPEELAAAMLDLQEQGCHNINLVTPEHVVPQILEALPLAIQRGLELPIVYNTSGYDALESLALMDGIVDVYMPDFKLWTPALAARYLKAKDYPAVAQAALTEMQRQVGALRFDDKGLATRGVLVRHLVMPGLLDESARIFEFLAGLCPQTYVNVMAQYRPEHRAAEYPELSRRPSAAEMRSAYDLARAAGLSRFDERQGKAVSWI, translated from the coding sequence GTCCCTCGCCCGCTGCCGGGTGTGCCCGCGAAATTGCGACGTGGACCGCCTGCAAGGCGAAGCCAAGGTGTGCGCTACCGGGCGCTTCGCGCGCGTGAGCACTTGGTTCGCACACTTCGGTGAAGAGGACTGCCTACGTGGCTCCCGCGGCTCCGGCACCATCTTCTTCGCCTTCTGCAATCTGAAGTGCGTGTTCTGCCAGAACCACGACACCAGCCAAGCCGGTCGAGGCCGCGAGCTTTCGCCGGAGGAACTTGCGGCGGCCATGCTCGATTTGCAGGAGCAGGGCTGTCACAACATCAACCTGGTCACGCCCGAGCACGTGGTGCCACAGATCTTGGAAGCCTTGCCCCTCGCCATCCAGCGCGGTCTGGAGCTGCCCATCGTCTACAATACCAGCGGCTACGACGCCCTCGAATCCCTCGCGCTGATGGACGGCATCGTCGACGTCTACATGCCCGACTTCAAGCTGTGGACGCCGGCCCTCGCGGCGCGCTACCTGAAGGCCAAAGACTATCCCGCGGTGGCCCAGGCAGCGCTGACGGAAATGCAGCGCCAGGTCGGCGCGCTCCGTTTCGACGACAAGGGACTGGCCACCCGCGGCGTGCTCGTCCGCCACTTGGTCATGCCCGGCCTCCTCGACGAATCCGCCCGCATCTTCGAGTTCCTGGCCGGGCTCTGCCCCCAAACCTACGTGAACGTGATGGCGCAATACCGCCCCGAGCATCGCGCGGCGGAGTATCCAGAACTCTCCCGACGACCCTCTGCAGCCGAGATGCGCTCCGCCTACGACCTGGCACGGGCAGCCGGCCTCTCACGCTTCGACGAGCGGCAGGGCAAGGCTGTCTCGTGGATCTGA
- the dinB gene encoding DNA polymerase IV, whose amino-acid sequence MSARVILHADMDAFYASIEQRDHPELRGKPVIVGATHPRSVVSAASYEARVFGVRSAMPGFRARELCPQGVFLPGDMAKYARVSAQVHEVFEHFTPQIEPLALDEAFLDVTGSVALFGDALTLAREVKRRVREATQLVVSVGVAPNKHVAKIACTLGKPDGLLLIPAEVVRDFVTPLPIRRMFGVGPVLGRALQAAGLLTFGDVARAEPALLARIAGNRAEALRALARGDDPRDVVADRAAKSYGEENTFAQDVLERDVVSAALTAHAEAVARRLRRDGCKGRTVTLKAKMGKRRGARRSRIAEQGEEPVYPLVTRQRALGAPTDDAALIRSVALALWDELALKEPIRLLGVSVSSIVEGSAEQLELFAPARPSDKLGPALDAIEERFGRGVIRRGVQAPEKVTPSMQKKRGE is encoded by the coding sequence ATGAGCGCTCGCGTGATCTTGCACGCCGACATGGACGCCTTCTACGCGTCCATCGAGCAGCGCGATCATCCGGAGCTACGCGGTAAGCCCGTGATCGTCGGCGCGACGCATCCACGCAGTGTCGTCTCCGCCGCGTCCTACGAGGCACGCGTCTTCGGCGTGCGAAGCGCGATGCCGGGCTTTCGCGCGCGCGAGCTCTGTCCCCAGGGCGTGTTTCTGCCGGGCGACATGGCGAAGTACGCGCGCGTCAGCGCTCAGGTCCACGAGGTGTTCGAACACTTCACACCGCAGATCGAACCCCTCGCGCTCGACGAAGCGTTCTTGGACGTCACCGGTTCGGTGGCACTTTTTGGCGATGCGCTCACCCTGGCGCGCGAGGTCAAGCGCCGCGTGCGTGAAGCGACGCAGTTGGTCGTCAGCGTGGGCGTCGCGCCGAACAAGCACGTGGCCAAGATCGCTTGCACTTTGGGCAAGCCCGATGGCCTCTTGCTCATCCCGGCGGAGGTGGTGCGTGACTTCGTCACGCCGCTACCCATCCGCCGCATGTTCGGCGTGGGACCTGTGCTCGGGCGCGCGTTGCAGGCCGCGGGGCTTCTCACCTTTGGGGACGTCGCGCGCGCGGAACCAGCGCTACTGGCGAGGATCGCGGGCAATCGCGCGGAGGCTCTGCGTGCCCTGGCGCGCGGGGACGACCCGCGCGACGTCGTCGCAGACCGCGCCGCAAAATCCTACGGCGAAGAGAACACCTTCGCCCAGGACGTGCTCGAGCGCGACGTGGTCAGCGCCGCCCTGACGGCTCACGCCGAGGCCGTCGCGCGGCGTCTGCGCCGAGACGGCTGCAAGGGTCGCACCGTCACCCTCAAGGCGAAGATGGGCAAGCGTAGAGGTGCGCGCCGCTCCCGCATCGCGGAGCAAGGCGAAGAACCGGTGTATCCGCTGGTGACGCGACAGCGCGCTCTCGGCGCTCCCACCGACGACGCAGCGCTGATCCGCAGCGTGGCCCTCGCGCTGTGGGATGAACTCGCGCTGAAGGAGCCGATCCGTCTCTTGGGCGTGAGCGTCAGCTCGATCGTCGAAGGCAGCGCAGAGCAGCTGGAGCTATTTGCGCCGGCGCGCCCCTCGGACAAACTCGGACCGGCGCTCGACGCGATCGAAGAGCGCTTCGGTCGCGGGGTGATCCGCCGCGGCGTGCAGGCACCCGAAAAGGTCACCCCGTCGATGCAGAAGAAGCGCGGTGAATGA
- a CDS encoding DUF1592 domain-containing protein: MSFPRTGPSLRRPRSPWSRLSAAAALAAAALAACVGDIGVPGGSSGSGGPGGGSPAAQAALEAARTGMRRLSAVEFNAAVSDLVGVDVTSETVLPEDERRPFDNDYTRQLPSEALINSADVLAGDIASKVVADSALRAKAVPCTPSGADDAVCFRQFLQSFGRRAFRRPLEADELGRFETLLTHATEENDFWVGVESALRAFLQHPAFVYRIELGTAVAGKPGVFRLTDFELATRLSFLLLGTTPPDSLLDAAEAGKLSTRAGVQAVTKELLQDSRARRQIARFHSMWLGYERMPHSPSLSSAMLKETQALLDKVIFDDKRPWLDVLTAKETFVTPELATHYGLPAPSSTTGSWVSYGNEPRQGLLSHGSFLSAVAKFSDTSPTQRGLLIRRRLLCEDISPPPPSLKVNADMPPEGSDPTACKSERYNMWKTDGCSLCHSKMEPIGFGLENFDAAGKYRIHEPDRPDCEITGQGKLEGIGDFSGPVDLSNRLLESGGIESCMTAYYVRYALGRYDLDERDETFVQRLMQDVPRGELRMEEMILQLVSQEAFRLRREESL; this comes from the coding sequence ATGAGCTTTCCGCGCACGGGTCCTTCACTCCGACGCCCGCGCTCCCCCTGGTCTCGGTTGAGCGCCGCGGCGGCGCTAGCGGCGGCAGCCCTCGCCGCCTGCGTTGGCGACATCGGCGTGCCTGGCGGCTCGAGTGGTTCCGGCGGCCCCGGTGGCGGCAGCCCGGCGGCGCAAGCCGCCCTCGAGGCCGCGCGTACGGGGATGCGGCGGCTCAGCGCAGTGGAGTTCAACGCCGCGGTCAGCGACTTGGTCGGCGTCGACGTCACGAGCGAAACGGTGTTGCCTGAGGACGAACGCCGTCCCTTCGACAACGACTACACGCGCCAGCTGCCCAGTGAGGCGCTGATCAACTCAGCAGACGTCTTGGCGGGTGACATCGCGAGCAAGGTCGTCGCGGACAGCGCGTTGCGCGCCAAGGCGGTGCCCTGCACACCCAGCGGCGCCGACGACGCAGTGTGCTTTCGCCAGTTCCTACAGAGCTTCGGGCGCCGCGCCTTTCGCCGTCCGCTCGAAGCGGACGAGCTCGGGCGTTTCGAGACGCTGCTGACACACGCCACGGAGGAGAACGACTTCTGGGTCGGCGTCGAGTCCGCGCTTCGCGCATTTCTGCAGCACCCGGCATTCGTCTATCGCATCGAGTTGGGCACGGCGGTGGCCGGCAAGCCCGGAGTGTTTCGCCTGACGGACTTCGAACTGGCCACGCGCCTCTCGTTCCTGCTGCTGGGCACGACCCCGCCGGACTCCCTGCTCGACGCAGCGGAAGCCGGCAAGCTCTCCACCAGGGCCGGAGTGCAGGCGGTCACGAAAGAGCTCCTCCAAGACTCTCGCGCCCGCCGGCAAATCGCGCGCTTTCACTCGATGTGGCTCGGCTACGAGCGCATGCCCCACAGCCCGAGCCTCTCCAGCGCGATGCTCAAAGAAACTCAGGCGCTGCTCGACAAGGTGATCTTCGACGACAAGCGCCCCTGGCTCGACGTGCTCACTGCGAAGGAAACCTTCGTCACGCCGGAGCTGGCGACCCACTACGGTCTGCCCGCGCCCAGCTCGACCACGGGCAGCTGGGTCAGCTACGGCAACGAGCCGCGTCAGGGTTTGCTCAGTCACGGCAGCTTCCTCTCCGCAGTCGCCAAGTTCTCCGACACCAGCCCCACCCAGCGCGGCCTCTTAATTCGGCGTCGCCTGCTCTGCGAGGACATTTCGCCTCCGCCGCCGTCTCTGAAGGTCAACGCCGACATGCCGCCCGAAGGCTCGGACCCGACCGCGTGCAAGTCCGAGCGCTACAACATGTGGAAGACCGACGGCTGCAGCCTGTGTCACTCGAAGATGGAGCCTATCGGCTTCGGGCTGGAGAACTTCGACGCAGCCGGCAAGTACCGCATCCACGAACCCGATCGCCCCGACTGCGAAATCACGGGTCAGGGCAAGCTCGAAGGCATCGGCGACTTCAGCGGTCCCGTGGATCTATCGAATCGCCTGCTGGAGTCGGGGGGCATCGAGTCCTGCATGACCGCCTACTACGTGCGCTACGCCCTCGGCCGCTACGATTTGGACGAGCGTGACGAGACCTTCGTGCAGCGTCTGATGCAGGACGTCCCTCGCGGCGAACTCAGAATGGAGGAAATGATCCTCCAGCTGGTCAGCCAAGAGGCCTTCCGCCTGCGCCGAGAGGAGAGCCTGTGA
- a CDS encoding TatD family hydrolase, with the protein MGLFDVHAHLTHPKLRAQETAILERAAQAGLSTIISNGLNPDDNARVRDLAARSPLVRPAYGFYPVDTVLLEMTRRGIDYPRDDEPVEPEAGVASVRELAGEAFAIGEIGLDGHWVPEPLWEAQERVFRDLVAIALEHDKPIIIHTRKREAHCFEILQEMGATRVDWHCFGGRVKLARRIAEHGHFLSIPANVAKHEAFTRMVETLPRDRLLLETDCPYLSPDRSVDNEPAFVRTAAEFMAQTWGIDLDAVQAQLAQNFTTLFGSPP; encoded by the coding sequence ATGGGACTCTTCGACGTACACGCTCATCTGACGCATCCCAAGCTGCGCGCCCAGGAAACGGCGATTCTCGAGCGCGCCGCGCAGGCGGGCCTGTCCACGATCATCAGCAACGGGCTGAACCCCGACGACAACGCGCGCGTACGGGACTTGGCTGCACGCTCGCCCCTGGTTCGCCCGGCCTACGGCTTCTATCCCGTGGACACGGTGCTGTTGGAGATGACCCGACGCGGCATCGACTATCCGCGCGACGACGAGCCCGTCGAGCCTGAGGCAGGGGTCGCTTCCGTGCGGGAACTCGCCGGCGAGGCCTTTGCCATCGGCGAGATCGGCCTCGACGGCCACTGGGTGCCCGAACCACTTTGGGAAGCGCAGGAACGAGTATTTCGCGATTTGGTCGCGATTGCTCTCGAACACGACAAGCCCATCATCATCCACACGCGCAAGCGAGAAGCGCACTGCTTCGAGATCCTGCAAGAGATGGGCGCCACGCGCGTGGATTGGCATTGCTTCGGCGGGCGCGTGAAGCTGGCGCGGCGCATCGCCGAGCACGGTCACTTCCTGAGCATCCCTGCCAACGTTGCCAAGCACGAGGCCTTCACGCGCATGGTGGAGACGCTGCCGCGGGATCGCCTGCTGTTGGAGACGGATTGCCCCTATCTCTCACCCGACCGAAGCGTCGACAATGAACCTGCCTTCGTCCGCACCGCCGCCGAGTTCATGGCCCAAACCTGGGGCATCGACCTCGACGCGGTACAAGCGCAGCTGGCACAGAACTTCACGACCTTGTTCGGCTCGCCGCCCTGA